The following proteins come from a genomic window of Thermovirga sp.:
- a CDS encoding formate/nitrite transporter family protein, whose product MEGFKTPVELAKSACLAAKAKVAWSIPQMLLLGIMAGAYIAFGGWLMTVVTHDLAANMGLGFSKFLGGAIFSVGLMLVVIAGAELFTGNCMMPLGVMAGCIPMSGVARNWFWVYVANLLGSVIVAFLIFYSGLWKGPIGVNALKIAAGKMSLPICEALFRGILCNWLVVLAVWMSMAATDIIGKIWAIFFPIMAFVASGYEHSIANMYFMALGILLKGDPSTVSGTGLSREVLSQVSLGGYLHNLVPVTIGNMIGGILFVAIFYYLVFRTNLEDIG is encoded by the coding sequence ATGGAAGGTTTCAAGACTCCTGTTGAACTAGCCAAGTCCGCGTGCCTCGCAGCAAAGGCCAAGGTGGCCTGGAGTATCCCCCAGATGCTCCTTCTGGGAATCATGGCCGGCGCCTACATTGCTTTCGGGGGATGGCTGATGACGGTTGTGACCCATGACCTTGCCGCCAATATGGGCCTTGGTTTTTCGAAGTTCCTCGGCGGGGCGATTTTCAGCGTCGGCCTGATGCTCGTGGTCATCGCGGGAGCCGAGCTCTTCACGGGGAACTGCATGATGCCCCTCGGCGTGATGGCTGGCTGCATTCCCATGAGTGGAGTAGCCAGGAACTGGTTTTGGGTCTACGTGGCCAACCTGCTCGGAAGTGTTATCGTGGCATTCCTGATCTTTTATTCCGGCCTCTGGAAGGGTCCGATCGGCGTCAATGCCCTCAAGATAGCCGCCGGCAAGATGAGCCTTCCCATTTGCGAGGCCCTTTTTCGTGGCATCCTTTGTAATTGGCTCGTGGTGCTAGCCGTGTGGATGAGCATGGCGGCCACCGACATAATAGGAAAAATCTGGGCCATATTCTTTCCCATCATGGCCTTTGTAGCCTCCGGTTATGAACACTCCATCGCTAACATGTACTTCATGGCCTTGGGGATCCTCCTCAAGGGCGATCCTTCGACCGTAAGCGGCACAGGCCTCTCCCGGGAAGTCCTGTCGCAGGTTTCCCTGGGTGGTTACCTCCATAACCTGGTCCCCGTCACCATTGGTAACATGATCGGTGGAATTCTTTTCGTCGCCATATTTTACTACCTGGTCTTCAGGACAAATCTTGAGGATATTGGGTAA
- a CDS encoding molybdenum cofactor guanylyltransferase, protein MIDVAAIILAGGCGKRAGGAKVFLSIEGRCLILEVLERALNLFSQVIIACRREDVGLLGRMIESLPEKGRIRIVSDRVEGLGPLEGMAVGLKASEKEWTFVMGCDMPLVNGAVVKLMWSKREGDRDAVIARIGGFLEPLHAFYHRRCVNAVERAISMSRHKITSFFSDISPLVIEEKDISHIPGYRRSFLNINTPGDIRSWLDDPHFRP, encoded by the coding sequence GTGATCGACGTTGCCGCCATTATTCTTGCCGGTGGTTGCGGCAAAAGGGCCGGTGGGGCCAAGGTTTTTCTCTCCATCGAAGGCCGTTGCCTCATCCTGGAGGTCCTCGAAAGAGCCCTGAACCTTTTCAGCCAGGTCATCATAGCTTGCCGAAGGGAGGATGTTGGCCTGTTGGGCAGGATGATCGAGTCGCTACCCGAAAAAGGCCGGATCAGAATAGTATCCGATAGAGTAGAGGGCCTGGGCCCCCTTGAAGGAATGGCCGTAGGCCTGAAGGCTTCCGAAAAGGAATGGACTTTCGTGATGGGGTGCGATATGCCCCTTGTCAATGGCGCGGTGGTAAAGCTAATGTGGTCGAAGAGAGAAGGCGACAGGGACGCTGTCATCGCGAGGATAGGAGGCTTCCTCGAGCCTCTTCATGCCTTTTATCACAGGAGGTGCGTCAACGCCGTGGAAAGGGCCATTTCAATGTCCAGGCACAAGATCACCTCCTTCTTTTCGGATATTTCCCCCCTTGTCATCGAGGAGAAGGATATTTCCCACATCCCCGGCTACCGGCGCTCCTTCTTGAACA